Genomic segment of Strigops habroptila isolate Jane chromosome 12, bStrHab1.2.pri, whole genome shotgun sequence:
TACACCCAGCAAATCTGGGTGGAAAAGGGCTTGCAAGTACAAAGCAGGCGAAGCAACTGCCCCTGGCAAAGGTACAACTGCCAGGTTTTTAAACTCCAAATCACGATGGTTGTCTGGGTTATAAAAGTAGCTTCaagtttctgcagaaacactCGAGCTGCACGTAAATCCTGTTGGGCTGCAGCAAGTGGAGAgagcccccagcccagcccctcGTGGTACCTGCAGGGGCTGCACAGCCGGGTGCGGGCTGCGGACACTAGAGGCGTATTTGTAGGGAGGAACCGCTCTGGGAGCGGGGGCAGCCACGGGCGGGCGAGGGGCCAAACTCTGCGCTGCGGCACCCACTCCtgcaagagaggaagagaacagaTCTACAGGCACCTGCAGCCATGTGCAACTTGGGGTGTCTGCTGTTAACTGCTGAATTCAAACTACGCTCAGTAGAACTTCTGTAGGAACCGGCCTGCAAAATGTAACTGGCTGCTTTAGGAAGGGGCTCTTCTCCCTGACAGTAACCCAGGGATTCCACATCTGGCATTTAAGGTACGTTCTAACTATTCACCGGAATAAAATTAATCTGGATGCTCTACTCTGAAAGCAATATCCATAACCTAAAgagccttctttttttctgtttgagtgGTAAATGTTGCAGAGGTGTAGAGATGAGTTGCAAACCAGTGGAGAACAACCCATCTGGATTTCCACTGCTGTGCTGTAGCACCAACTGCCCTCAGACCTGCAATGCACAGCAAGCAATAGGAAAGATTCAGGCGCTGTCTCTGCCCATTGCTTCTGGTGGTCTTTGGTTATCTTTTGTCTTTGGACAACCACCTTTGGAAGCAGAAGTCAAGTCTCAAGAGCATCCTCATCCCTCACAGACAAGGGGAGAGCCTGGAAGCAGACACCTTACCAACTCGCTGGGCAGCGGCAGGGAGGCCACGAGAGGCCGGGGCATTGCCGGCAGGGGCCAGATGGCGCAGTGCTGGCCGTGGTCCAGACTGGCGCATGGCATTTGGCATTCCCTGGAAGCCTAATGGAAGAAATGAGGGGAAATCCTCAAACCAGAACCGACTGGCAAGTCAGGACAGTTAGCTACAGGAAGCAGGTTGGGGTTGTGCACAGAAAGGAGAGCATGCGTTGTTCGTGTTGGAAAGTACAGCCAAAAAGGTCATACAGGTTCTCTCACCTTGAGGTCTTCCTCCTTGCTGCCAGCGTGGGTTGGGTCTCATCTGTGCCATTTGATTGGGTGCATAGTAAGTGGGTCTGCTCTGAGCCTGAAGAAAGATCAGACAAGCTCAGAAGCAACATCTAAGTGAGTACCAAACATTGTTCACAACATGTTTTGGCAGTTGTTGCCAGGACTCAACACTCAATTCACATTAAGAGGCAGCTGGGAAGTCACATAATTAACTCACCGCCTGCGCCCCTCATTAGGAGTTATTTGCTTACAGACACAGAAAGGCTCAGCAAGATTACTGCAGCTGAACCACCACAGCTCCAAGACAGGTTCCAAAGGAACACTAGCTCAGCTTACCTGGGGCACAGCAGGCATGAAATAGcccccagcagcaggctggaaCTGATTAATGATTGTGTTGGCAGGCAGGGCTCTCATCCCAGCGATGCGCTGCATGTACTGGTTGGTCAGATGGGCCTTTCGCTCCTCTTTCCTTTGGGCAAGTGCCACATACAACGGCTTTGAGCCCACAATTCGCCCGTTCATCTCTGTCACAGCTtttgtggcttcctctggagaggaaaagcagacaaagcCAAACCCTTTGCTCCGTCCATCTTCCAGCATCACCTGCAGTAAAGATCAATTGCTAGTGGAGCACCATGACAAGAACTTAGCCTAAGAATCCACactttaaaatgtcacatttcAGACAGGTTGGATGTAACTGTTGCAGAGGTGTAGAGGCAGGTACCCACTGAGAAGTCACCTGCCTGgatttgctttgcctttctgtACGCACCATGTGTCCCCAGGCCCACACTGAGCAGTAAGGAATGGGAAAGATTTGGTGCAAGCTCTAAAGGGAAATGCCCATGTCATGCTTACTGGAAGTCACCTCCAACAAGCACGtttcccacctcctgcctcctcttttGATGAGGGAATGAAGCAAGTTTTCAGTAAGATCCCACCAAGACCCAAAGAAATCTGTGTGTTTACTAGCGCACATGTTCTCAGGATCACAGGGAACAGAAGAACTGCCCTTCAATCCCAAGTCAGATACAGTTCCTTCTTCAGGCTTTAAAATCCAAATAGCCCCAAAGCCCACAATACCTTGGCACTTGTTATTGACCCAAAAGGTGAGAATTCCTTCCTCAGTTTTTCATCATCTATGGTGTCATCTAGGTTTTTAATATATAGGTTAACACCCTAGAAGGGAGAGAACAATGAGACATTCataacattaaagaaaatctcGAGCACATTGACTGCTAGCATCCATCTGCCAGAGCTGTAATTTATCTGAAAACTCTTAATTTAGCATCATGTTCCCTTCATACCACCCAAAGCTGAAGCAATAAATGTTGCAAAGGCGTAGAGACAAGTCCCACTGTGGTGAAAGGGAGCTTGTCTggatttcctctgctttcctgttgcATCATGTatccccagcccagcactgtATCTCATGGACTGGGAAAGATTTTGATGCAATCTCTGACATGACCCAGTTTTGCCATAGAGACAACAGTAGAGGGTTCTGCTGTCTCTTCCATCCTTCTAGGTATCCCCACTGAAAGGAGACTGCATGGCTGCTTTCTCATGTCCTCCTACACGCTTGCATTGCCAAGACTATGCCCTGATGCCCCTTTGTCCCAAGATACCTTTACATTTTAACTCCCAGGATCTCTCACGGGACAATAACTACTTTGCCAATTCCTTACAAGTCTCCCAATAGACTGAAAATGGTGCCTAAAATCAGGAAAGGAACAGACAATTCACCTGGTACCGGCTGAGTCTCTCTTGTTTTAGCTGTTCAAACCTCCGTTTCAGCTCTGCCTGGCGCTCGACCTTCTTCTGTGCTCGGCCTACAAACACCATCTTCCCATTGATGTCCTTCCCATTCATTTCTTCTACTGCCTGGACAGAGGAGTCAAGAGGAAGCTGTCAACTGCTGAAGCAAGACAGCAACTATTCCTGTTGGAAACAGGACTGTCCAAAGCTCCCGTTGTACCCCTGCCTGTCAGGCAATAAACCAAGGTTGCCACTTTACCTTTGCACTGTGTAACAACAGGCTAATTACAGACAAACTGACACCACCACTCTACATGCAGGACTAATGCAACTTGGGAATTTATTCCCATCTCTTCTTGCAATTAAGGCCAAATTTTAATAAGtctgctgctcagagaagaCCATTTTTAAGTAGTGTTCTCACTCTAGATGCTTTCCTGTCAAACCCTGCACTGTAGTATTTCTTCAGTAGTTGATGGTCTTGATTATAGCACTATATTCTGTGTGGATCTAGGAAGCTGGAGAAATGCCAAGTTACCATTCAATGTCAAGCTAGTAAGGTGCAAAAGGTTACTTAAGTTCCCAAATCTGGAAGAGGTTACGCCTGAGGCAGAgttctctctcattttcacaGGCTCTCCCGATAAAccaagtttttcttctctgaagataCCCAAGCAGCATAAAAACTGGTCATACCTTGTTAGCATCTTCATGCTTTTCAAAGCTTACAAAGCCAAAGCCTTTGGATTTTCCAGTGGGGTCTGTCATCACTTTAACACTCAGAGTTTTACCTGTTACCAAGGGATAGGGTTAGTAGAATATCACAGAACTATTTCAAGACTAAACTCCCAGCCCTCCCTCTCTCATCTCCTGGTCAGCCTCTGCCTCCTGTCTAACATTTGGCACAACTAGTACCCACACATCAACTCTTTATGTTCCTCAGCTTCCAAGAGATTCAGGCAGAACTAGACAGTGGTCCTGTTAAGCTGCCATGGGTCATGAAATTCACAGCCTCATTAGAAGTGCTTCTGAATTTACCATATTTGCTGAAGAGCTCCTTTAGTCTTTCATCATCCATGTCATCCCCaaagtttttaatataaacattGGTGAATTCCTTTGCCTTGGCTCCCAACTCAGCCTCCCGTTCTTTACGAGACTTGAATCTCCCAACAAATCtgtaagaaagaaggaaaatcccAGTAAGCAGCTTGTTTTCAAGACTGGAAAAAGCAATGTGTGACTTGCagtgaggcaaaaaaaaatgaGTGTGTAGTAGAAGCTGGGAACAGGGACAAGAgtgacagcagaagagaaggacaAACAGGCCACGGACCAACTGGAAAAATCACCTGTCCTACAGTCGGCCAGGAATGCccacccagctctgcagtggaGAGTACTGGCCACAGAAACCCACCCCAGCCCACTTGTGAAGAGGCAGTGAATCAAGGCTTGGTCAGGGAAACCCACCAGGCCCGTGATGGAGGGGTAGCAGGCCATGGCTTGGGCAGGGTCACTCACCAGCCCTGTAGTGGAGAGGTAGCAGGCCAAGGCTTGGGGCCAGGAGAACCAGTGCCTTGTGTGTCCCTGTTAATACCGAGATGCATCCCGGGTCATGCGATcgctggtgctgctggctgtgaCACTCACACTTTGCGGTCGTTCAGCAGCATGCCGTTCATCTTCTCGATGGCTCTGTCTGCAGCATCCTGTGTCTCAAAGTGCACAAACGCGTAGCCCTTAGAGCCATTCTCATCACACACCACCTGCgtggaaggagaagagaatgtCAGTTCTCTGAACAGGTTTTTTGCCTCTGTCACACTCAGACACAAGGCCAGCACACAGAAATAGGTCACTGCCAAGGAGCAGCACTAGGAAGACATTATCTGCGTTTCGGACTTGTGCACTTCATGACCCAATGTGGGGTAACTTCAGCCATCCCTGAGCTTTTGGTCAACTCTGCCTTTAGAGACTCCACTCCTCACTTGGTGAAAGGTGTCCCTTTTGCTTCCTACACTGGACGTGTCTGATTGTGTCACCGCTAGAACAGAATGGGACAAAGCAACCACATCTCACCTTGCAGGACAAAATATTCCCAAACGCTGAGAATGTGTCATAAAGTGCCTTGTTATCAATGGATTTGTCCAGGTTCTTAATGAAGACATTCCCAACCCCTGACTTCCTCAAGGAGGGGTCCCTCTGAGACCACATGATGCGAATGGGTTTTCCTTTGATCACATCAAAATTCATGGTATCTAGAGCACGCTCAGCTGCAAGAGAAGTCAAGAACAGATTTCTGTGGTTTGTTAAAGAATAAAGGCTTCCAGCATGTGGGTGATCGTTCCCTCTGAATTCTACTCAGCTCATGGAGGCATTTGGTGACCAATTCCAATGACTTTTTAAACTCAGTGTTTCAAGGGAAGTCTTTGCAGCACATCAGACATGTTTAAGTATGGAACAGGCTTAAGAGACTCTTTTCAATTCACATGAATGTTTTAACAACCACAGCAAAATGAATGTCAAAATGCCTGGGCTTTATCAGTTAGTCTTAACTGTTAGAAAGGTAAATTGCTCCACCCCAAGAAGGAAAGTAAACACAGGAAACcctggggggaaaagggaagtaACAAAAGTGACTGTTTGCTTTGGTTGCTTCTCACAAAGCTCACATCCACCCATACTCATCTCTATGAAGAGAAAAGGATCATCTCCTCATGGGGTCAGGGAGAGCGTGCATGAACTCGTGGCTGGCTGAAGAAGGCATGAGGCAGCTTCTGACTTCTGCGGCCAAAAAAAGATTCCCGAGTTGCTCAATCTAAAGATGACAGCAAAAGCGGACAAAActctggggggaaaaagcccATAACCTGATCTGATGAACAGGGAAGTGTTGATCTAAACTCAAAAACCCCAGCACAGTCATTCTAACCTACACTGAAACCCCCTCCACGATTCTATTTCTGCTACCTACTGCTATATTAAAAGGATCATTACGTACACACATCAGGATCCTGTTCATAAAATTGAGATGCTTGGGACTCTTCTGTGCCAGAAAACACTCCCAGCATGGAGCgagcagagaaaaagacagactgTTAATCCCCAGCATgaagcagggaaagagagggatAGACATGCATTAAAATCAAAGACTATTAACAGGGCAGAACCTGAGTTTTCCAGATTTGTTTGGCTCAGTTCTTCCAGGCCACTTTCACCCAGAGAGAATTGATTCGATTTCAAAAGCAGGAAATTCAAGGAAAATAGCAGTTCAAACACTTTCTTTCATGTGACACTGTTggtgcagccagagctgcaCTGCTCAGCATTCCACAAAACTAGCCCTAGGAACCCCAATGGGACACTGCCTACAGAAGTCTTCTGCACTCCCTACCCCCAAAATCAACTTTCAACTATTGCATGGAAGTTTCTCAGAATGATTCATGTGCTTTGAAATGTTcttcttgttgctttttaaactgaagtGGTGCCATTCCCCAGTCCTTCACACATACACCCAGCTGGGAAACAAGCTCTGCTGGCCTTCATTCCTGAAGCactcaggaaaaataaaaggaggagggaagttATATTAGCAAGGACTCTACAAGCTCTGTTCAGTCCAATGTGTTAAATGCAATTAACTGCCATGCTAGAATGATTCCTCAGCTGCTACTCTGAGTCAGTGCAAGTGAGGTCCTTCCTGCAGCCCATTCCTAGGAGGCACTTCAGCAGGCAACTCGGTCCAGCTTGTCAAATTTGGCAGTGTTTATTTATAGCAGGGAGAGGTCCTCCAGAAGCATGCGTTGGCAAGGACATAAACTAGTTGCATATACCatttgcagcagaaacaggGCTCCTGCTGAAAGGTGACAAGCAGATGTAGCAGGGGCACGGAACCAGAGGGAGCTGTGAAACACTCTGCAGCAACTACCAAGATACAGCCCAGTTATAAACTACTCCCAGTTCTTTAGAGCTTCCTCAGCATATACTTAAGCACATACTATTGCACTGCTCTTTCAATAGCTTGCTAGTATCACACTATCATTATAGTCCACTTAAAATTCACTTCTTGTGAGCAGTGGTGCAAGAAAGCTCTGGATGGATTTCCTGATCTGAGGAAGGTCTGTCGTACCCACAGGTGGAAATGCAATCACATTACACCAGGACCTAAGAAAACCTGTAAAGGATCAGCATGAATTACATGACTGACTCACACTAAGCACATCTGATTCATTTCCTTAATCTGAGCAAAcaccttctcattttcttctatttaagCCACAAAGCTTCAGCCATTTCAGTTCCTGTATCTTTCTCTCCCACTGGTTCCTGTCATCCTTCCAGCGGTCTCAACTGCAACTCATATAGAACATTAAACATTCTCTTAACCCCTCTCAGGCTTCCTTTTCATTCCTCTTCCACAGCCTTCTAGGTAAGGAAAGCACACGAACACTCCCTGCAGTTTGCCTCAGGCCTCAAAGTCATTAATCTGCCTTAGAGGCTCCCTGCCACTAACACAATGCTGGAATTAGCAGCTGTGGTTGAGCAACATGAACACAGATAACCACAGGCACAGCCCAAGAGTCACCCATGAGAAACTCTGCACAGACTTAAATCCCTTGGTTGCTggagttaaaacaaaacactgttgGCAATGAAGCCCTCAGCTCTCCCCTGATGTTGTCTTCTCCTCtaaggaggagagaagaaactTTTTTACCCATACACTTGTACACCTTGCTGCTTCAGAGCCATTTATCTAACCCCAGCTCTGGGTTCTGTCTTGGCTTGGGAAAcgttctgttttctctgtactTCCAGAACAGCTTATCTCTGGAGCCATATTAAAGTTTCTCTGCTTCATTATCTGAGTTGTCATGTCATGAGTGCCATTATGATGAAACCCTGGAATGCAATTAAACTGCACAAGGAActcatgaaaacagaaatttggcttttctttcaaatgaaatgaGTTTTACTTTCCCTTATTTGCAgtcaaaaagaataaatattaacAATTACAGCTGAGCCTGAACCAGCCAGACCTTTGAAGCTTAATCTGCCTGTCACAGTACAACAGGTTCAGTGTTCAGCATTCACTGGTTACTACATCAAAGCACTgcaactgaaaacagcagagcTTCTTTTCACTAAAAATAACCTCTTTGCAGCAGACTACACCAGTGAGACAATGCACAGCCCCTGCCAGGGTCAAGCATCACTCCATCAGCTaacaaaaacacaaagaaaacaacaagcTTTGGGGCAATTCAGACACAGGAACTCTGGAAGTACAGAGCGTGTGCAGGATGTGACACTGTGAGCTCCTGGTGGCCCCACATCATGGGGAAGTTCTGGCTCCATGACTTGCTCTGTGGCCTTTCTCTAGCCATAAGGCCAGAGACCTGTTCACCACACTAAAAAGTGAAcccttgttttcttcagatttacaAAGCACTCCTCCTTCCacaaaagatgccagggaaatGCAAGCTATCATATAGCAACTTCTTTAATACCTACTGCCACTTGAAGCATACTAACAATGTGTCCACAAGAACTTCTCTACAAGTTTTCAGAGCACAAAGCTTCCCAACTACGCTAAGGGGGATTTTGTAGCATCTACTATCACCCATAAATCAAAACAGATCCCTTCCCGTGCTATACAACACCCCCATCTTCTCACAGATTCAGTAAAATGAAGCCCAAATGCATTTGTGATTATGTATTcctggaagaaaatgcagatccctcctgcagcctccttAAATCATCCCTATTCCTGCATTTGGCAAGAGAAACTCTGTTCCTCATATTCAAGAGAGTTTCAGGGAGCCCGCAGCACGCCACCACCTTTCCAAAACTCTCTGTGTATGTCCCCCTGCTTTAcattcagcacagcagctggtTTTCACTTAGGCAAAGTAACACACGCTGCAGTTTGCCAGCCAGAAGGAATCAGGAGCATTTCAGAAGAGATCTCTTCAGGAGGGCCGGAGGAGTTTGAGTATTTCTCCTTGCCCATATTAACTATATGATTAGGTTGAAATCTCTTGACCTTCTAAGACCCAGCAGTAACAGGACACCACTTTGCTGAAGTATCAACTTCAAGCACTGGGACTTCCTAAAATGTCTGCTGCCTCACCAGGAGCCCTGAATGATGCAACCTCCCTCTAAAATCCTGcctatttatttccataaaagATTACCTTGAAATGCCTTGGAAAGCCACGTCCTCACATTTGTATGAGGTGCAGAACTTCTTCCTGCTAACGCAAGCACATGACCAGCCACTCTTCCCTTTTAACATAACTACATGTATTATACAAGTCTCGCACACTTTAAGAGAACTTTATCTAGATGTCTGCATCCCATTTCCCCAACATTTCTCTAATCTGAACTCGAGTTCttttttggctttatttctgctccttgcttttatttctcttaaccTGCAAAATGAGATCATAGCCTAAACAAAGGCAGGATAACGGTACCTCTGCACAGGAACCTCCCGAGGTGGTTTTCTAACggggaggcagagcagacaggCTCATCAGAGCAGGAGCAGACCACATAATCAggctttaaggttctttcccTCTAACTGAGAAGTTTTATAACAGAAATACATTGCTTagcctgcaaaaaaaaaagcacttgagAGTTCCATGAATGAGTAATTATGCACTGGAGTGCAAGACAGCTTTTCATTAGCCTGGCAAGAGAAAGGATCAAAAGTGCTGGATCAGATCCGTCTGCATCCCACAGCAAGGGCGTGCAGAAGGTACTCTGACCTGGGAGAGGATGGAATCTAGGATGGCACATAGTCACAACAGACTAAGTAAAACCCAAGCATTTCTCAATGCCAGAGGCTCTGCTAGCTTGCAGGAATACAACTTTAATAACATTCCTGTTCTCTACACAATACTTTGATGCAAAGTCAATGACCCCGTGCAACAGACAGACCACTCTGCTGTCTGTAAAAATGTAAAGCAGGAGAACCTACCACAGCCCAAAGGGAAGTTTACTTGCTGCTGaagtctgtgctgctgtgaattGATTCTCAATTCAAGGGAAAAGTTCACTCTCATCTGTCCTCTGGATGTCTCCATCACAGGCAGATACTGCTAGatcacagcacagagcaatAAACTTGCACCAGTCAACAAGCAAAGGCTCTGAAAACTAGGGCAGAAAATGCTGACccattttccttgcagaaatgATGTGTTCCAAAGTGACCTCTTCTGTCCCATCTTTCACATGCTACTGCTGCCCCTGCTCTAGAATACCTACGTGAGCAGGAACCaatttgaaatatgaaaaaaagagagtCTGCCAAGAGCAAATCAACATGTGAGACACGCACATGAGACAACCTGGTTTCCCATGCACTGAACAACACATCTGCTTTCCCATCAATGCAGGAATACCACCTCCCAGACTGGGAGACCCATCCAGCTGCTTGCTGCCCCCAACAACTTGCAGTCCACCAGATCTCCTAAACATTAAACTGGAGTGAGTGGGTAGCCAGAGGCTGAACTAAGCGTTGAACCAAGGCTGACTACAACTTTTTCCACTAGGATTGACTGCACAAAGACCCACAAAAATAGCCCAAACCTACATGAAAACGAAGGGGAACACAGTGGAGATTATTCTCCTATGTGAGGGACAAACCCAAGCCTCTAAAGCTTAATATCACTTAGAGAGAAATAGGTCTACCCATCAGAGGTATTACCAAGATGTGCATCCTATAGATaccaagcaggaaaaaaatattccagcttCAGTCACTAGCAAGTTACTTACCCTGTAATATTTTGATAGCAATAGACACCAACGGAAGTGTGAATTAGCAAAAAAGAAGggaataaaagcaaaggaaagaagccACAGACGTGGCTGCACATGTCACTTACCATCCGCTGGCTGCTGGAAGTTGACGTAGGCATAGCCGAGGGACCGGCGGGTGATCATGTCCCTGCACACCCGAATGGAGAGGACGGGCCCGGCGGGGCTGAACTTCTCGTAGAGCATGGCCTCGGTGACATCGGGGTGCAGGTCACCCACATACAGAGACGCCATCGGGTAACTGCTGGCAGCCGCGTTCATCTTCCCCCACCACGTGCTCCCAGCAGGGAACTCACTCGAGTCGTGGGGCTTCTTTAAGTCGAGCttttggtaaatatttaaactgGGGGGGGCCAAACtcaaaaatcttatttaaaagcCTCGCTAAGCCGCGGCCTGGGAGAGCAGGGGGTGGAAGGAGGGGACAGAGGGGCTGAGTGGGGAGAGAGGCCTGGAAATCAGAGAGGAACTAAGTTAAGcctccaggagagcagggctcgGATATGAAGCCAAAATGCACACGCCGTCTCCTGAGCGTTCCCActgccagctctggggcaaAACCCGCCTCGAGCTCCCCTAAACCCACGTCCCCTGTTTCACTTTAAGCGCCTGCTGTAGCCCCAGAGCGGAGGCCGTTTGGTTTTCTGAGGTAAAAAAAACCGGCAAAAATCAGGAAAACGCCCCCTCTCTGCACTATATATCGATACTAACCTTTCATTTAAAGTTAAATCTTCTCCGCCGGggttatattttttatatatctcTAGCAAACAGAGCGGCTCTGCCagggcagcgcggcggcggccgaGCGGGGCGGCCGGAGGGAGCGGAGCCGAGCGGGCCGCAGCAGCCGCAGCCGCGCTCGCCCGGTGCCCCGGCTCCTCCCcgtgccccccccaccccaccccttCCCCCGGCCCTGCCCCGCGGTCGCGGCCCGCGGCGGCGCCGGGCCCGACACCGACTCACACGCAGCGGCCCTGCGAGCGGAGAGGGGGCAGCGTCCCGCGGCCGCCCCTTTATAGCCACGACCGGGGCCCGGCGGGGAGCGGCACAACCCCCCCTGTCCCCGCGGCCTGcgcgccgccgcccgctgcAGCGACCCCAGCGGGGGGGAGGaccgccgcccgcccggccgcAGGCGGGGTGGGGCGGGGCCAGCCCGCGCTGAGGGGGCTCGCGGCTCCCGGCCGCCATTTTGGGGTCGGAGTGGGACGACCCTCATGAGGGACATGGCGGCCCCGCGGCATGGCCCTGCTGTCACCTTCGCTCCCGCCTCCTCGTGTGGCACAGGACAAGCTGGGCCTCCGTTTATGGCCAAACCAGGGATCCCCAATCCTCTGGGGAAGTTCTGTCCCCTCACAATGAACACTTACCCCGAGTGTCACACTGCCCCTCCAGACCCCAGCCCCTCAGCGAGACCAAAAACATCCACCCCTGACCTGTCGGGGATGTCTGCCTCGCCCCAGCCAGCTACCAACCCCAGAAATCAACACAACAGCTGGCTAatagaatggttgggttggaaaggacctaaagatcatccagctccaaccccctgccacgggcagggacaccttccactagagcaggttgctccaagcccctgtgtccaacctggccttgaacactgccagggatggggcagccacagcttctctgggcaccctgtgccagcgcctcagcaccctcacagggaagaacttcacCTTctatctaatctgaacttcccctgtttcagtttaaacccatcagcccttgtcctgtcactacagtccctgatgaaggtccctccccagcatccttgtagcccccttcagacacttgaagctgctctgaggtctccacacagcttctcttctccaggctgaacagccccaatgttctcagcctgtcttcataatCCTTCAAATCTATGTGGTTGCCACAGAAAATGGCCCCCGGGTGGTGTTTGAAGGGCAGCAGTGCAGGCTCACAGCTCAGGCCGTGTATTGATCCCGTGGCAGCTCAAGCAACACCAAAGCCTTGTCCCTGCTCAGCACTGACCAGACTGAGCGTGAAATCCTCTATGGGCAGCTGGGAGGGACACGCACCTGCAGCCACACCACCATGAAGGGTGTTTTTGGGGGCGttttccatcccatccccatcttcTGCATACTGATGTCTCGCAAGGCAGCTCAGTCCCACCACAAAACAGGACAGCGTTGGCCACAATGGGGACAAGGAGCAGGATGAGCAGAGGAAGACTCCAGAGAAGCGAATAATTCCTCTGGGATGAGTTTTCTCACTGCTCCAAGCGCTGGTGTTGGAGATGTCGCTGGCAGGGAGATGAGCGGCCATGGCTGGAGCTgttcccacagcctcctcctcttcGGAGCGTAAGTGTGAGTTCCTGCACCAGCTCACATCAtgggctgccctggagcaggacCAAGGCTCCTGGATGTTTCCCTGTGGAAGCGAGCTGTCAGTCCCTCTTCCAGGGTAAGGGTTGAACAACTCCAAGTGCagaataaatc
This window contains:
- the PABPC4 gene encoding LOW QUALITY PROTEIN: polyadenylate-binding protein 4 (The sequence of the model RefSeq protein was modified relative to this genomic sequence to represent the inferred CDS: deleted 1 base in 1 codon); protein product: MNAAASSYPMASLYVGDLHPDVTEAMLYEKFSPAGPVLSIRVCRDMITRRSLGYAYVNFQQPADAERALDTMNFDVIKGKPIRIMWSQRDPSLRKSGVGNVFIKNLDKSIDNKALYDTFSAFGNILSCKVVCDENGSKGYAFVHFETQDAADRAIEKMNGMLLNDRKVFVGRFKSRKEREAELGAKAKEFTNVYIKNFGDDMDDERLKELFSKYGKTLSVKVMTDPTGKSKGFGFVSFEKHEDANKAVEEMNGKDINGKMVFVGRAQKKVERQAELKRRFEQLKQERLSRYQGVNLYIKNLDDTIDDEKLRKEFSPFGSITSAKVMLEDGRSKGFGFVCFSSPEEATKAVTEMNGRIVGSKPLYVALAQRKEERKAHLTNQYMQRIAGMRALPANTIINQFQPAAGGYFMPAVPQAQSRPTYYAPNQMAQMRPNPRWQQGGRPQGFQGMPNAMRQSGPRPALRHLAPAGNAPASRGLPAAAQRVGVGAAAQSLAPRPPVAAPAPRAVPPYKYASSVRSPHPAVQPLQAPQPAVHVQGQEPLTASMLAAAPPQEQKQMLGERLFPLIQAMHPSLAGKITGMLLEIDNSELLHMLESPESLRSKVEEAVAVLQAHQAKKEAAQKVGVVAATS